Genomic segment of Bos taurus isolate L1 Dominette 01449 registration number 42190680 breed Hereford chromosome X, ARS-UCD2.0, whole genome shotgun sequence:
GAAAAAGTCTCTGGAATCCCCATACCAAGAGTCAAGCTTAGTTCTCTGAAATTGGAATTCCTGGTCCTCCACTCAGTTTGGCCCAGAAGACAACTGGAGGGGTCCCAGAATTCACAGTGCCTGATTAAGGTCATCTTTTAGAGTTTCCTCTTAATGTCAGCAAATTCCTTAAAGGAATGACATTTCATGCAGGTGACATGTTACTTAAAGCCTTCCTGGGTCTGCATGAAGCTGTGGATAAACTGGggtgaatttctttttctaaccAAGGAACCCTATTGGGTTTTGGCTTTACAGAACAGGCTGGTAGTTGTGACCTTCTCGAGTGCACTGACAGTTGAAAGATTTTGAAGAATAGTTGTATTAGGTGACCAAGCCAAAGAAGTAAGCTATTTAAGCCACCCCAGGAAGGCTTAGAATAACAAGTTGCCATGGCCACACTACACTGCCTGCAGCCAGTCAGTCTTTCGGCTCTTTCCTGGAATGATACCTCCTCTGCAGGAAGTCATGGATAGCAGTAGTAAGGCCCCAGGTTACACTGGACCTTAGGATGACCAGGGAACCTCCCCGGTAGATCAGAAATACCTTTCGGCCCCGAGTGTCCCACACATCCTGGATAGAGGCCCATAAGCTGGGCATGCTCTGCCAGCCAATGTGGGACTGCATATTGGCAACCAGCACAATCAGAGGATACAGAACTAGGCAGGTGATTGTTCCATTGACACTCCCAGACACCAAGGCAGGAACCCAGTGGGGCAGGCCTTGCTCTGCCAAGCTATTCTGAATGGGATCCTTGAAGGAGAAATACAGAGCACTCCCCAGGCTGTTCCTGAGAAGGATAGGCCAGAAACCGCGATAGTAACCCTGTGACAGCCGGCCCCAAAGCCCATAAGAGTGAAATTCCTTGAGAATGCTGATGGTGCTGGGAAAGCGAGCTTGCTTGCGACCATCCTGGAGCACATTTTGCACCCTCTCAAAGGGGCTAAGTGCCACAGCCTCCACCACACCAGACATAAGCCCCGCAGCCCAGCGGTTCCCCAGGGAGTGTGGCCCAACAGGGGAGAGACAACACAGCATGCTATCGTAAGTCCCAAACAGCAGAGTCCCTTGCAATGTCTTGGAGAGAAGAGGCGGGTAGATTCCCCGGTAGAAGTATTGAGGGCCTTCATGCCAAAGCTGCCGCAAAGCCTCTGACACCGCCACAGCATGGATCTGTTGCCGGAACACAACCTTATAGATAGGAAAGGTCAGAAAagtggacataaagttggaaatGGCACCAAGGGCGTAGGCATGGGAGTGCCAGCTTCTCTTTCCTGGAGCCTCTTTTTGTGTCCAGTGCTGAAGCTCCTTCCCGGGAGAGTGGTTTTGTTCCCCCATGCTGAA
This window contains:
- the SLC25A53 gene encoding solute carrier family 25 member 53, which produces MGEQNHSPGKELQHWTQKEAPGKRSWHSHAYALGAISNFMSTFLTFPIYKVVFRQQIHAVAVSEALRQLWHEGPQYFYRGIYPPLLSKTLQGTLLFGTYDSMLCCLSPVGPHSLGNRWAAGLMSGVVEAVALSPFERVQNVLQDGRKQARFPSTISILKEFHSYGLWGRLSQGYYRGFWPILLRNSLGSALYFSFKDPIQNSLAEQGLPHWVPALVSGSVNGTITCLVLYPLIVLVANMQSHIGWQSMPSLWASIQDVWDTRGRKVFLIYRGGSLVILRSSVTWGLTTAIHDFLQRRYHSRKEPKD